Part of the Capillibacterium thermochitinicola genome is shown below.
TAAGCGGCGGGGCCAAAGAAGACGGGAAACCCGTTTTCCAGGACCTGAAAAACGGCGTGCTCACCTTGCCATTACTAATAATCAGCGGACAACCGGGTTTTGCCGAGGTGCTGGCCGAGGTGCGGGCGGAGGGGAAGGTCCTACCGAAACACCGGCGGCTCATCCGGAAATGGTTGACGGCCGCGCAGGTCGAAGCAGAAGTGGAGCAGAGGATTGCCGGTTACCGTCGGCGGGCGGAAGAACGCCTTGCCGGTTTGGGCCTGCCCCAATGCGCCCTCCTGCGGGATTACGCCGACCGTTTTTTCGAAAGAAAAGGTAAGCAAAAAAGACTTTCCACTGTTCATTAAGGGAAAGTCTTTTTGAACCGGCGGCCGACAGCGCTTTCGGCCGTTGCGTGTTTTAAGCCGCTAGACGAAAAGCCGTTCTATGACGGTGCTTAGCGGGTGAACGGTCAGCGTAGCCCCAGTTTTTCCTGGAAACGCTGAAGCTGCGGGGCGGCGGCCGCGCGCGCCTTGGCGGCCCCTGCTTCCAGGATGCTTTCGATGGCCCCCGGGGCTGATAACTCCGCTACCTTCTGCTGGAGCGGCCGGAGGGTTTCCACCACCAGTTCGGCCAGATCCTTTTTGAACTGGCCGTAACCGCAGCCTTCGTATTGGGCGGTAATCTCTGCGATGCTCTTGCCGGAGCAGAGGGAGTAGATAACCATCAGGTTGGAGACGGCCGGTTTATTTTCCTCGTCGTACCGGATGGCCGCTTCCGAATCGGTGACCGCGGACATGATCTTCTTTTTGATGACATCCGGCGAATCGAGGAGGGCAATATAACTTTTGGGGTTGGGTGACGATTTGGACATTTTCTCCGCCGGGTCGGTGAGGCTCATAATCCGCCCCCCTTGGCTCCGCGGGGGGATGTACGGTTCGGGAACTTTAAAGACTTCTTCGCCAAAGCGGTTGTTAATGCGCAGCGCCAGGTCGCGGGTGAGCTCCAGGTGTTGTTTCTGGTCTTCGCCCACCGGGACCAGATCGGTGTTGTAAAGCAGAATATCGGCGGCCATCAGGACCGGATAGGTCATGAGCCCGGTCGTGACCACCTCATGTTTTTTTGCTTTGTCTTTAAACTGGGTCATCCGTCTTAGCTCCCCGATGTAGGTGTGGCATTCCAGCAGCCAGCTGAGTTCGCTGTGGGCGGGGACTTGCGACTGGACAAAGATGGTGGAGATCTCCGGATCGATCCCGGCGGCGACAAAAATCCGGGCCGTGTTTTTGATGTTTTCTTTTAACGCCACCGGATCCTGGGGAACGGTTAATGCATGAAGATCGACAACGCAAAAGAAACAATCGGCCTCGTGTTGCAGCGTGACGAAATTACGGATCGCCCCCAGGTAATTGCCGAGGGTTAACGAGCCGCTGGGTTGAACGCCGGAAAAGACGCGTTTCTTCATCGGGCAAACACTCCTTCGCTTGATTTTGTGAATTTTAAATTTGGACGGGTACCAATACCCAATAACACTTTTCAATGCTACCAAAGAAAAACCCCGTCCCGTTCTTGGGACGAGGTTACTCGCGGTGCCACCCAAGTTGACACGGTGGGCTTTGGCCCACCGGTCCCCTTTTGCACGGCCGGTTGCCGTTGCCCTGTTAACGGAGGGGTCCGCCGGAACCTACTTCCTCTTTTTCGGTACCGGACTCACGGATCCATTCGGCCTTCCGCCGGACCGGTTCGCACCCGCCACCGGTTCTCTTTGCCTTGAAGAAGGCTTACTCGTTCCGATCATCGCTGTAAAGGATATTGTAACCGTTTCCAATTATTATATGTGGACAGCTCCCGCTTGTCAAGGGATGGACATGGCACCGGAATTATGTGTCGGTTTGTGGCCGGACTCCGCCGAAATAAGGTGTTTTTTTGGCGGCCAGGGAAAAGGCTTGTGTTATAATGAAGATGGTAGGATT
Proteins encoded:
- the trpS gene encoding tryptophan--tRNA ligase, which gives rise to MKKRVFSGVQPSGSLTLGNYLGAIRNFVTLQHEADCFFCVVDLHALTVPQDPVALKENIKNTARIFVAAGIDPEISTIFVQSQVPAHSELSWLLECHTYIGELRRMTQFKDKAKKHEVVTTGLMTYPVLMAADILLYNTDLVPVGEDQKQHLELTRDLALRINNRFGEEVFKVPEPYIPPRSQGGRIMSLTDPAEKMSKSSPNPKSYIALLDSPDVIKKKIMSAVTDSEAAIRYDEENKPAVSNLMVIYSLCSGKSIAEITAQYEGCGYGQFKKDLAELVVETLRPLQQKVAELSAPGAIESILEAGAAKARAAAAPQLQRFQEKLGLR